GACCAAATGCAGATATGCACCTTTTATAAACACTAATTTTGAAGAACTGGGGATTGTCAGCCTGAGCCCCAAAGACTACCAAAATGATCCCCATGATAATTCCATTATCACACACAACATTCAAAGCTTCATCTTGTAACTCCTAATGCAAAAATACTTGCATAGATTGTACAACAGCAAAGATGTTAATAACTCCTAATGCAAAAATATTTGCATAGATGGTACAACAGCAAAGATGTTAATATCCTATAACCTCAGCATACCTTGGTACAATAACATTTTTAGTATTAAGCATTTATCTAGAAGAGTTGTAATTCTATTTCATTTTAGTGTTTCTAACAAATGAAGATAATGAAAGCACATATAAACCTCCTCCCACAATTGTTTTTCATAATTAGTTTCTTAATagtgttattatgattatcatatgcACATGGTAGAGTAGAATACACATACCTTTCCACATCAATATAAAATACCCAAAAGTCTCACATCAATGTATTTCATAGTTATTTCTGGAAAACGTATTGTTTATTGGACTTACAACCATAGAACCgttatcatatcacatatatgTTGACAAATGTAAATTTgcaaaaagatgtgaaaaaaacaaacaaacacaatctTTAAAAGAACTCTCGAATGAACCCTAGTCATCATGGTACTgtacacaattttttttataaatgaccTTCAGAATCATAAGCAAATCATTTATGAAGCTAGTCCAGCAATCCTAAGGTACTGCATGCAACATACAATCTTAATTACCAGATTACTTGTAATCAATGAATATGCATTAATGGCTCAAAACAGAATCTTAAAAAATTTCTCCTAACTACAGGTAGAATTTCAGTCCGCATTTCTTGGGATGGAGAAATATTCAGATTTAGGATCTTTTCAAGTTATGGATACAGTTCTGATCTTTCCAGTTTTTAAATACAGCATTACCTGTATGCACCGCATGTACATATGTAAGAAATAAAACATCTACAAACATTTATCTATTGTGACAACCCataatttttccttgtctctgTTTCTAACAAGTGAAATGAAGACTACGGTAGTGTTTGACAATTTCATTGATGATGCTTTGGGAGATGGATGTACATTGGATATCATGAATGAAAAGAGCACAAGGACAAAAACCaatgaaataacagaaacaaCTCAGAATAGTAAGGAGTACTATTCCTCAAGTTCAAACTGTGGACACTCATACACTTTTTTGTTGTCTTAAATACATGGATATTTGGACTTTTAGTGTTCACATGTTAAGATCGAAGATCTCCTACCTACATAAATTTCCTCTAAGCCACTTCCTGTACTCTTTGATGTTTATATACAATATCCACAGGAAACTCTGCACTACAGACTTAAATATGCAGATGACATATTTAAATAGCTAAACTTCAACCATACACAAGTACTAATGATGAGATAATGTGGTGGAACTTTGACAGCCATCATCTAAATTCTACCAGCAAAAACAAAGGCTTGCTTCACAGTGGTTGAAATGGGACCTTAACAAGACCTGAGCTACCTAATTTACTCATACTTCAGATTCATTCTTTGTCCTATCACTTCTTTTGcataaaggaatttttttttattaatgcaaATACCAACAAGGCCCATTTTCTTATAATACCCTCCTTGTATAATTCTAATAGTATGAATCTCTGCCCACCAGACAAAGCACATCTATAAATTCTTTTATAACCACTCTTCACTAGTAGGGATTCATATGGTTAGAGTTGGTCCCAGGAAGAAATTAAATATATATGGCGGAACAGCCTTAATATCTGTTTTGAACTGATAATCTCCTTTGTGCACTGGATTCAGTTTTGATTTGCAATTAATGCACTTGATTGAGGATATATGCAGTTTTGGTTCATGTGAGCCAATGCCTTCAAACAAAGCACCAACAAATTCAACTTGATCACCTATGTCTACTCCTAACATAAAATCCTGAAATGTACTATCAGCTGTTAGGATGACTTGAGAGCCTTCACTACCAAATTTCCAATATGAAGAACTCATTGCAATCTTAATATCAAAGGTATACTCATTCCAAGTTTCCAGTGTACACATGTCAGATCCCAATACATTGTGCAACAGCTTACAGCGCTCATTCTGGGTTGTCACAACCTTGCTTTTTGGACATGGGGATAATTTCTGACCTAAGTAACACCTCAGGGGCCTTTCTAATGCTACTGGTAATACAGACATAAGCATCTGAGGTAAGTTGTAAACACTGATAATATTCACTTGTACAACAGACCCCTGCCACTTCACAACTGTTCCCTGAAGAGGCAAACAACCATGCACAGTAATAGCTCTTGAATCTTTTGATGGCAAACAAACATTCTTGAAATTATCCCACTGGAGACTAGAGTGTCGTGATGCTGGTGACTTTACAAAAGAGCTGGGTTGAAAGAATGTTAGTAGCATCCCCATTACTACAATTAACTTACAGACGAAAATAAGGTTTGGCCACCAATTCTTCATAATCCACATTAGACACATGCTACAGAAAAATATAAGCACCAATGATTGATAATCCATTCCAATGTGTAAGCCAAGACATGCACAGACGAAGGCTGGCCCTACCAGCAGCACAAAGGAACTCACAGTGGGCAACAAGACCATTAAGGACCACCCAGCAATAGGATACAGTATGTCAATTGGTGTAGCCACCTTATGGGATGCAACAACAGCCAAATGATACCATACAACACTGACCAAGTGTGATGGGAGATAAGAAGGCCCACTGGACACCAAAACACTCAGCTGAAGACCAAACCACAACAAATGGAGTAATGGTCCTATTCCTAAGTGCAGCCTTATCCTCCACCAGACATCAATGTGGTTTTCAGCAAGGATGTGTTCTAGACCTGTTCCTGTAGTAACAGAGACCAGCCAATGGCCAATGTTTCCATAAATGCTTGGAGTTATAGCTGATATGTAGAGTAATATAGAAAAAAACTGCCACTTTGTCAGTTTTTCTGGGACCAACAAAAATGTTGAAATAGCAGAAATCCACATGACAGGTAAAAATATTAACATTAGTCTGGGTGAAGTTAATGGAACTGTACTGAGATAAAGAAATACAGCTAATGACATAGCAGCATATGGCTTCCAGGATCTGGCTTTAAACCGACCCTCTGCCTGTACTACATCTAATTCTGGACAGAAATGAGAAAACACAACCGTCCATGTGTGAAAACAGTTAAAACGCTTTCTGTTGAGTATCAAGTGGACTGATGACACTAACATCACTATGAGAGATACAAAAGACATAATGACTGGAAGAATAATTGCTACATGTTCTGCctgaaaaaatgacaaaaaaccaGCTAATAAGCATACAATAATTCCAACAGTAACTGGAGTTAACATCCTTAAAATTCTACCTACATAATTGGTTAGAGTAATACCAAGAaaatgcacacaattctcacAAATCTCCTCTAGTAGCCTTTGAGGCCAATGCAATGCCTGGAGGAGGCGTGATCTAGGTGTCATGGGTGAGATGAGAGTCAGAAAATGATGGAGGGGAGGAACACGACCCTGACAGTAAAGGACTGATGCTGAAACTATGTGTTCCTCGGTAAATCTCTCCCCACCATAGCGTTCCTCCAGGTTGGTATGGCTCTCTGGGTGCTTGTGGTTCTGTAAAAATGATAAGTCACTTTAGACTGTCTTTAATCAACTATCTGTATGTGATAAAATATTTTATGACTAATCGTCAGCATTcattacataaaaatatatacagagaAATAGGTTTACTAAATAAATAAGTAGGGAGCACTTTAATCATCTAAGCTTGTCAATTACACAAACTACAGTATAATCTTGAGAAAAAACCCAGTGATTCTAATGAAGCTTGAAAGTCAGCAACACTTTCCATAAATCTGCTGTAGCAGAACACTTTAATTTACAAATCCCTTGTTTACAACAGCTCCTACAGCCTCACAATGTTTCTAAAAACTCCATTACCAACTCCCTTATTTACAACAGCTCCTACAGTCCCAAATGTTTCTAAAAACTCCATTGCCATGTCAAAACTCATTACTATCAGCTGTCATTACCAGACAATCATGGATATATGGTTTTAAAAACTAGAAAATGTTGCATTTCACATTTGCCAAAATTACAATAATAAGTAAATACAACCACTTGTGAAGATGCCAAATACACTAGTCAACAgtatcttaaaatcttttttgccCCACGAACAAAAATACGTAGACCTTACAGTACTCTTTAACCAAATTTGAAtctgtttttagaattttttatCAGGCATCATTTTTAAGTGATGAAGCAGTAAAATTTTACaagtgtatattactcattcataaataaggtTGGTATTACTCTTAAAAATCTTTACTCTAAAATGAAGAAGTGTATGATTTTTGTCCTaatttggcctcaggaacatccctTCTTAATGTCCAACAGTAATCTACTAACATAAGGGGTTCCATTTTCCTTGGTACTACTtatccatgtccaaaatgtcctaaAGAAATTTTTTACCATGCTCATCACTGACTGC
This sequence is a window from Panulirus ornatus isolate Po-2019 chromosome 11, ASM3632096v1, whole genome shotgun sequence. Protein-coding genes within it:
- the wfs1 gene encoding wolframin isoform X2 yields the protein MEAKETEADDCQQNHKHPESHTNLEERYGGERFTEEHIVSASVLYCQGRVPPLHHFLTLISPMTPRSRLLQALHWPQRLLEEICENCVHFLGITLTNYVGRILRMLTPVTVGIIVCLLAGFLSFFQAEHVAIILPVIMSFVSLIVMLVSSVHLILNRKRFNCFHTWTVVFSHFCPELDVVQAEGRFKARSWKPYAAMSLAVFLYLSTVPLTSPRLMLIFLPVMWISAISTFLLVPEKLTKWQFFSILLYISAITPSIYGNIGHWLVSVTTGTGLEHILAENHIDVWWRIRLHLGIGPLLHLLWFGLQLSVLVSSGPSYLPSHLVSVVWYHLAVVASHKVATPIDILYPIAGWSLMVLLPTVSSFVLLVGPAFVCACLGLHIGMDYQSLVLIFFCSMCLMWIMKNWWPNLIFVCKLIVVMGMLLTFFQPSSFVKSPASRHSSLQWDNFKNVCLPSKDSRAITVHGCLPLQGTVVKWQGSVVQVNIISVYNLPQMLMSVLPVALERPLRCYLGQKLSPCPKSKVVTTQNERCKLLHNVLGSDMCTLETWNEYTFDIKIAMSSSYWKFGSEGSQVILTADSTFQDFMLGVDIGDQVEFVGALFEGIGSHEPKLHISSIKCINCKSKLNPVHKGDYQFKTDIKAVPPYIFNFFLGPTLTI
- the wfs1 gene encoding wolframin isoform X1 is translated as MAATLPTDTQPQDTLLQQQDATKKTGRRQWSIQGGPRGLLRRMRSQLAEDGCPESQLIMGKTLLEQQGSEEEEESARLAVFWLTRASLQGNCEATALLQDCLDNNIGICEHNYHEVRECLAMDLQEKLARRAAHMLFCSLSDGNDVISSSGLTNKIHEILACEEMEAKETEADDCQQNHKHPESHTNLEERYGGERFTEEHIVSASVLYCQGRVPPLHHFLTLISPMTPRSRLLQALHWPQRLLEEICENCVHFLGITLTNYVGRILRMLTPVTVGIIVCLLAGFLSFFQAEHVAIILPVIMSFVSLIVMLVSSVHLILNRKRFNCFHTWTVVFSHFCPELDVVQAEGRFKARSWKPYAAMSLAVFLYLSTVPLTSPRLMLIFLPVMWISAISTFLLVPEKLTKWQFFSILLYISAITPSIYGNIGHWLVSVTTGTGLEHILAENHIDVWWRIRLHLGIGPLLHLLWFGLQLSVLVSSGPSYLPSHLVSVVWYHLAVVASHKVATPIDILYPIAGWSLMVLLPTVSSFVLLVGPAFVCACLGLHIGMDYQSLVLIFFCSMCLMWIMKNWWPNLIFVCKLIVVMGMLLTFFQPSSFVKSPASRHSSLQWDNFKNVCLPSKDSRAITVHGCLPLQGTVVKWQGSVVQVNIISVYNLPQMLMSVLPVALERPLRCYLGQKLSPCPKSKVVTTQNERCKLLHNVLGSDMCTLETWNEYTFDIKIAMSSSYWKFGSEGSQVILTADSTFQDFMLGVDIGDQVEFVGALFEGIGSHEPKLHISSIKCINCKSKLNPVHKGDYQFKTDIKAVPPYIFNFFLGPTLTI